A part of Thermus oshimai DSM 12092 genomic DNA contains:
- a CDS encoding HAD family hydrolase has translation MRGALLDRDGVLLLLDEEALYRKALELGAYGAGKERALALLARVVRRVNEAVRTLSVRTLEEEEALFQTLAEEVARELRAPLSKLRGLRYYHFMRPAPGALDLLQSLKARGLKVGVLSNTLPSLKESLVHHGLGEYVDRFYASCALGLAKPDPKAFLLALQDLALPPPEVLYLDDDPENVRVARTLGLRAEVYVPGQPMSLGG, from the coding sequence ATGCGGGGAGCCCTTTTGGACCGGGACGGGGTCCTCCTCCTTTTGGACGAGGAGGCCCTGTACCGGAAAGCCCTGGAGCTTGGGGCCTACGGGGCGGGGAAGGAGCGGGCCCTGGCCCTCCTGGCCCGGGTGGTGCGGCGGGTAAACGAGGCGGTGCGCACCCTTTCCGTGCGCACCCTGGAGGAGGAAGAGGCCCTCTTCCAAACGCTGGCCGAGGAGGTGGCCCGGGAGCTCCGCGCCCCCCTTTCCAAGCTCAGGGGGCTCCGCTACTACCATTTCATGCGCCCTGCCCCGGGGGCTTTGGACCTCCTACAGTCCCTGAAGGCCCGGGGCCTTAAGGTGGGCGTGCTCTCCAACACCCTGCCGAGCCTGAAGGAAAGCCTGGTCCACCACGGCCTGGGGGAGTACGTGGACCGCTTCTACGCCTCCTGCGCCCTGGGGCTGGCCAAGCCCGACCCCAAGGCCTTCCTCCTGGCCCTTCAGGACCTGGCCCTGCCTCCCCCGGAAGTCCTTTACCTGGACGACGATCCGGAGAACGTGCGGGTGGCCCGGACCCTGGGCCTGAGGGCCGAGGTCTACGTCCCCGGCCAGCCCATGTCGCTGGGAGGCTAG